A window of Fictibacillus halophilus contains these coding sequences:
- a CDS encoding AAA family ATPase, whose protein sequence is MPILNKSDEEILVNVANKKLKVSVTPAQVKSELPFDFNISDDLLKQMCAALNSDNHLILTGPPGTGKTTLSAALSKAAKMNYLLTTATADWTTFDTIGGYMPDISSGNPNSLKFEEGIFLQSIKNQEWLIVDEINRAQIDKAIGALFTVLSDGDATLPYRDSNSRKRIMIKSQNGLTTQDTYYKNDNWRLIATMNEYDKTSLFDMSYAFMRRFAMIRIGVPTNFDNLVEVWSNSIGLDSDITKNLKMVAKEILDGNLREIGPAMFKNIIKYLDTRKKNDSQIIQHYAESFVLYVLPQFQGLDHLEVNKLYQLLKPILERETNSDLYFKINIESMTGIPLGDI, encoded by the coding sequence ATGCCTATTTTAAATAAAAGTGATGAAGAAATTTTAGTAAATGTTGCAAATAAGAAATTAAAGGTTTCGGTTACTCCTGCACAAGTTAAGTCTGAACTACCTTTTGATTTTAATATATCCGATGATTTATTAAAACAGATGTGTGCAGCTTTAAACAGCGATAATCATTTAATTTTAACTGGTCCCCCTGGAACTGGTAAGACGACACTTTCAGCTGCATTATCAAAAGCTGCTAAAATGAATTATCTTCTGACAACCGCAACTGCGGATTGGACAACTTTTGATACTATAGGTGGTTATATGCCTGATATTTCATCAGGAAACCCCAACAGTTTAAAGTTTGAGGAGGGGATTTTTCTACAGAGTATAAAAAATCAAGAATGGCTTATTGTCGATGAGATAAATAGAGCGCAGATAGACAAAGCGATTGGTGCTTTGTTTACAGTATTATCTGATGGTGATGCCACCTTACCATACAGAGATAGCAATTCACGTAAAAGAATCATGATAAAATCTCAAAATGGCTTAACAACTCAAGATACCTATTACAAAAATGATAATTGGAGGCTTATTGCAACAATGAACGAGTATGACAAGACATCGCTTTTTGATATGTCATATGCATTCATGAGACGCTTTGCAATGATAAGAATTGGAGTCCCTACAAATTTCGATAACTTGGTTGAAGTTTGGTCTAATAGTATTGGTTTAGATTCTGATATTACAAAAAATCTTAAAATGGTAGCAAAAGAAATATTAGATGGTAATCTTAGAGAAATCGGTCCTGCGATGTTCAAAAATATAATAAAATATTTAGATACTAGGAAAAAAAATGATTCCCAGATTATACAACATTATGCAGAATCTTTTGTATTATATGTTCTTCCTCAATTTCAAGGACTTGACCACTTAGAAGTAAATAAATTATATCAATTATTAAAGCCAATACTAGAAAGGGAAACAAATAGTGATTTGTATTTTAAAATAAATATAGAATCCATGACGGGTATACCTTTAGGTGACATTTAA
- a CDS encoding DNA methyltransferase, translated as MITDTKEKIIECAKLPSKNEIKLYDTFDINDKNVTEFTHIIHKYPSKFIPQIPRWAIEEYSKVGDLVLDPFLGSGTTAIESLLYNRHAVGFDVNPVARLIAKVKTTPIDPLKLEECYTNLIININADTNIKENVIPDIPNITKWFTEESIYNLSRFKYYILQIEDQDIKDFFLITFSAIIRKCSNAEYRSQKTYVSSRFRKPPADVFKMFDRRFHQYLKGMSHLYNSLRVNNVSARVIASSAADFSLSDITEEPKVKVDLAITSPPYVTAVEYPAVFKLEYQWLDFFADSEINEHRKEYIGSDRYYVNQYKELQKTGLEQLDKQLEDIFKVNQKKSYIIYKYFEGMRKNIQCVSNVIKNNGKYVIVVGNNTVLNLEIPISEYLIMFAQQAGFELETIYSYIIKDRHLVFPRNGKGGIINKDWVIVLNKVN; from the coding sequence GTGATAACTGATACTAAAGAAAAAATAATAGAGTGTGCTAAATTACCATCAAAAAATGAAATTAAACTTTACGACACATTCGATATTAATGATAAGAATGTAACTGAATTTACTCACATCATTCATAAATACCCATCAAAATTTATTCCTCAAATTCCTAGGTGGGCAATTGAAGAGTATTCAAAGGTTGGCGATTTAGTTCTAGACCCATTTTTAGGATCAGGTACAACAGCAATTGAGAGTCTGTTATATAATAGACATGCAGTTGGGTTTGATGTTAATCCTGTTGCTAGGTTAATCGCAAAAGTAAAAACTACACCTATAGATCCCTTAAAGCTAGAAGAATGTTATACAAATCTTATTATTAATATTAATGCAGATACAAACATAAAAGAAAATGTGATTCCAGATATACCAAATATAACAAAATGGTTTACAGAGGAATCAATATATAATTTATCCAGATTTAAATATTATATATTGCAAATAGAAGACCAGGATATAAAAGATTTCTTTTTAATTACATTTTCAGCAATTATTAGAAAATGTTCTAATGCGGAGTACAGATCACAAAAAACATATGTGTCTTCCAGATTCAGAAAGCCTCCTGCTGATGTATTTAAAATGTTTGATAGAAGATTTCATCAGTATTTAAAAGGAATGAGTCACCTTTATAATTCGTTAAGAGTAAATAATGTTTCTGCCAGAGTAATAGCAAGTAGCGCAGCTGATTTTAGTTTATCTGATATTACTGAAGAACCTAAGGTGAAGGTGGATTTAGCAATAACATCTCCTCCTTATGTAACAGCAGTAGAATACCCAGCTGTTTTTAAACTTGAATATCAATGGTTAGATTTTTTTGCTGATAGTGAAATTAATGAACACAGAAAAGAGTATATTGGTTCTGACCGGTATTATGTAAACCAATACAAAGAACTACAAAAGACTGGATTAGAGCAGCTTGATAAGCAATTAGAGGATATTTTTAAGGTTAATCAAAAGAAGTCTTATATTATTTATAAATACTTTGAAGGTATGAGAAAGAATATCCAATGTGTATCTAATGTGATTAAGAATAATGGAAAATATGTCATAGTGGTGGGCAATAACACAGTTTTAAACTTAGAAATTCCTATTAGTGAGTACTTAATAATGTTTGCACAGCAAGCTGGTTTTGAATTAGAAACTATTTATAGCTATATTATTAAAGATCGACATTTGGTTTTTCCGAGAAATGGAAAAGGTGGTATTATTAATAAAGATTGGGTGATAGTACTCAATAAAGTTAATTAA
- a CDS encoding SRPBCC family protein — MLVSTLPDIKQTATFNAPIQKVWDSVSTSEGMSAWFMPNNFKAEEGHEFHIQSPFGPSPCKVLVIDEPHKLSFAWDTDGWVVTFLLEEKGDQTEFTLIHSGWKEENTIVGKANQKAQDVRDRMNGGWVGIVNERLKKVVEG; from the coding sequence ATGCTTGTGTCAACACTACCAGATATTAAACAAACCGCAACCTTTAACGCACCGATTCAAAAAGTGTGGGATTCTGTATCGACATCAGAAGGCATGTCAGCGTGGTTCATGCCAAATAACTTTAAAGCAGAAGAAGGTCATGAGTTTCACATCCAGTCCCCTTTTGGCCCTTCACCATGTAAAGTTCTCGTGATCGATGAACCGCACAAGCTATCGTTTGCATGGGACACAGACGGTTGGGTCGTGACGTTTCTGTTAGAAGAAAAAGGTGATCAGACAGAATTCACCCTGATCCACAGCGGCTGGAAAGAAGAAAATACAATCGTTGGAAAAGCGAATCAAAAAGCGCAAGATGTGCGTGATCGCATGAACGGCGGATGGGTTGGTATTGTGAATGAAAGACTGAAAAAGGTCGTTGAGGGTTAA
- a CDS encoding ArsR/SmtB family transcription factor yields the protein MAAPAEKHDVFKAIADPTRREVLRLLSENERPISEIADHFDMSRTAVTKHLQILTEAELISGRKEGREKIYQLHPEPLTEVKQWLAYYEKFWGNKLAMLKHLVEDDK from the coding sequence GTGGCAGCACCTGCAGAAAAACACGATGTTTTTAAGGCGATTGCCGATCCAACGAGACGTGAAGTATTGAGGTTGCTTTCTGAAAATGAACGGCCGATTTCAGAGATTGCGGATCACTTTGATATGAGCCGAACAGCTGTGACGAAGCATCTGCAGATTTTAACGGAGGCTGAGCTAATATCAGGCAGAAAAGAAGGCCGTGAAAAGATTTATCAGCTGCACCCTGAACCGTTAACTGAAGTGAAACAGTGGCTAGCTTATTATGAGAAGTTTTGGGGTAATAAGTTGGCTATGTTGAAGCATCTTGTTGAGGATGATAAATAA
- a CDS encoding McrB family protein: protein MIKEKRSWSKTHSQMIARKKVDWSIFSNGSHIPIEFHEDFEEANHGTHVNRGEKYNIKLILDDEVYDAQLTNVDRKGVSVDSLQIRYDNNAKLKQILLTTFNKSYEYIRERRIENEKQQVHVPLDQAEYIEFYKTENPFVFTIKLDPFKRISNNAFWWVNQGKTHIQERSGSYLWAPQRAKNGSPLAHHTDLLKAKKGDIVFVYSNMHIRCVGIVNKEAEQHAKPKEIQTDEWQVDGNQLKVNYFDLNKPIPKIEIPESWRIEEKGPFDKHGDIKQGYFYSVSKSFASQLYSMFGEGFPMEIKNAFLHKDSIVEKGISDINGMNVTNHIHSYIQSKGFYYKKEEVINLFLSLKTKPFVILSGISGTGKTKMVQWFAESLGATERNGQFTLIPVRPDWSDGSDLLGYVDIKGDFKKGLLTSVLERAMDDPTKPFFVLLDEMNLARVEYYFSDLLSVMESRQRENGEIITTPVLPFEVDGRDIILPSNVYIIGTVNMDETTHPFSKKVLDRANTIEFNRVQLDHFAFLEDLKEQEPLSIENQSLAGDFLHLKDAYRNNMALIKKVTEVLVDINKQLEGIGAQVGYRVRDEICFYVIYSEKDNLLTFKEAIDQSILQKILPRISGSDERVWDTLKGLYVICTNQVYDTDILPEFDKAKYPKSAQKIVDMIRRYQLDGFTSFWIGS, encoded by the coding sequence ATGATAAAAGAAAAAAGAAGTTGGTCAAAAACACATTCACAAATGATTGCAAGGAAAAAAGTTGACTGGTCAATATTTAGTAATGGATCTCATATACCGATTGAGTTTCATGAAGACTTTGAGGAAGCAAATCATGGAACTCATGTTAATAGAGGAGAAAAATATAACATTAAGTTAATTCTAGATGATGAAGTATATGATGCTCAATTAACAAATGTTGATAGAAAAGGTGTTAGTGTAGATTCTTTACAAATAAGGTACGACAATAATGCCAAATTAAAACAAATTCTACTTACTACATTTAACAAAAGCTATGAATACATAAGAGAAAGAAGAATAGAAAACGAAAAACAACAGGTTCATGTCCCTCTGGATCAAGCAGAATATATTGAATTTTATAAAACAGAGAATCCTTTTGTATTTACAATAAAATTAGATCCATTTAAGAGAATATCTAATAATGCTTTCTGGTGGGTAAACCAGGGGAAAACCCATATTCAAGAGAGAAGTGGTAGTTATTTATGGGCACCACAAAGAGCGAAAAATGGCTCACCATTAGCCCATCACACAGATTTATTAAAAGCAAAAAAAGGTGATATTGTTTTTGTGTACAGCAACATGCACATCAGGTGTGTTGGAATTGTAAATAAAGAAGCTGAACAGCATGCTAAACCAAAGGAAATACAAACTGATGAATGGCAAGTTGATGGAAATCAATTAAAAGTTAATTATTTCGATTTAAATAAACCAATTCCGAAAATAGAAATACCTGAAAGTTGGAGAATTGAAGAAAAAGGTCCTTTTGATAAGCATGGCGACATCAAACAAGGTTACTTTTACTCTGTTTCAAAAAGCTTTGCTAGTCAGTTGTATTCAATGTTTGGAGAGGGTTTTCCAATGGAAATTAAAAATGCATTTTTACATAAAGATTCAATTGTAGAAAAAGGAATAAGTGATATAAACGGTATGAATGTAACAAATCACATACATTCTTACATACAAAGCAAAGGTTTCTACTATAAGAAAGAAGAAGTCATCAATCTTTTTCTTTCGTTAAAAACAAAACCTTTTGTCATACTCTCCGGTATATCTGGTACAGGTAAAACAAAAATGGTTCAGTGGTTTGCTGAGAGTTTGGGTGCTACAGAGAGAAATGGTCAGTTCACCTTAATTCCAGTACGTCCTGACTGGAGTGATGGTTCTGACCTATTAGGTTATGTAGATATTAAGGGTGACTTTAAGAAAGGTCTATTAACTTCAGTTTTGGAAAGGGCAATGGATGATCCGACCAAACCTTTCTTTGTTTTACTTGATGAAATGAACTTAGCGCGAGTGGAATATTACTTCAGTGATTTATTAAGTGTAATGGAAAGTCGGCAACGGGAAAATGGAGAGATTATAACGACACCGGTATTACCTTTTGAGGTGGATGGCAGAGACATTATCCTCCCTTCAAATGTTTATATTATTGGAACGGTAAACATGGACGAGACGACACATCCTTTTAGCAAAAAGGTGTTGGACCGTGCAAATACAATTGAGTTTAATAGAGTTCAATTGGATCACTTTGCTTTCTTAGAGGATCTTAAAGAACAGGAACCTTTGTCTATAGAAAATCAGTCTTTAGCGGGGGACTTCTTGCATTTAAAAGATGCTTACCGGAATAACATGGCGTTAATTAAAAAGGTAACAGAAGTTTTAGTCGATATTAACAAACAACTTGAAGGTATTGGTGCACAGGTCGGTTATCGGGTACGAGATGAAATATGTTTTTATGTAATTTATAGCGAGAAAGACAACTTACTGACATTTAAAGAAGCTATAGATCAATCAATTCTTCAGAAGATACTTCCTCGTATTTCAGGTAGTGATGAACGTGTATGGGATACTCTTAAGGGACTTTATGTAATTTGCACGAATCAGGTCTATGATACAGATATCCTTCCTGAATTCGATAAAGCAAAATATCCTAAGTCTGCACAAAAGATTGTGGATATGATTAGGAGGTATCAGCTAGATGGCTTCACTTCCTTCTGGATTGGTTCGTGA
- a CDS encoding restriction endonuclease-like protein, whose translation MASLPSGLVREDVELVLIETAEFTLFMKGKPYHQRFEGLSQYKKKLQNETMEFKAKGKSIQSVKVFDVDQQVLAAGSTFRPIFFENGNYQIIVTSKIDAELEFYHEHHLLRNAVSSVPVGPKQVLMGSLQFQNEVGLSSFEIRSQGKILLSVTFEIFPSKLDYKEDYRKLLDEVNEEIYNLAFHFLRKTYLGARTRVEGEASAAEFYRLIQHHFRSFLQAIKRIEQQPHHQLITTHQKVRGDQLKKMDSYGRNQLRKKASLFQEVPKVPKGIQFENKQLMPIEGWQIIKEHSFDTMENRLIKWLLIRIEDKLKDLYRKIEAPNGRYKTEPDQQVVKAIKDMQKLLQQRIKNPFWKTISKLDRSVMSLVIQMAPGYREAFQIYALLTRGLELHGQIYKMSVKDVAQLYEYWTYLKLGALLDKKYILLSQDVVKVNREGLFVNLVRSNSAKRVYQHPYTGEKIILQYQKEERQLPTISQKPDTMLSIRKKGKDYSYNYIFDAKYRIDFAVEDSYYGKRYKSPGPMEDDINTMHRYRDALVVQHEGPYERTAFGAYVLFPWFEEELYEQHAFYKSIETVNIGGLPFLPNATRLVEQFVEHLIEKSPEEIQEEGILPRGTLARWQSSLDETVLVGLVSDEEVFTDCIQQKTFKISAKDLKKGWQEAKHIALYLSSNVSKNNGVKYYGKIDDIQFSSLNNNEQLVVFTVTVWEALKNVIKPVGYGISSYMLTTLNNLKEATELPELYMKSKDELAIWKTMRRLSNNPKINLNHKHVDQASEIVQIKSGEVLVSVGNLEIQVKRVGGMQLKSIDREEYLNNPIRLFKYIIEVLNN comes from the coding sequence ATGGCTTCACTTCCTTCTGGATTGGTTCGTGAAGATGTTGAGCTAGTTTTAATTGAAACGGCTGAATTTACTCTTTTTATGAAAGGAAAACCTTATCATCAGCGGTTTGAAGGGTTGTCTCAATATAAGAAGAAACTGCAAAATGAAACGATGGAGTTTAAGGCTAAAGGAAAGTCGATTCAGTCTGTTAAAGTTTTTGATGTAGATCAACAAGTGTTAGCTGCTGGTTCAACTTTTAGACCCATCTTTTTTGAGAATGGAAACTATCAAATTATCGTTACATCAAAAATAGATGCGGAGTTAGAGTTCTATCACGAACATCATCTTTTACGAAATGCTGTGAGCAGTGTTCCAGTCGGTCCTAAGCAGGTTCTGATGGGAAGTCTACAATTTCAGAATGAAGTCGGCTTGTCATCCTTTGAAATTCGTTCGCAAGGAAAAATCTTATTGTCTGTAACTTTTGAAATCTTTCCTTCAAAGCTTGATTATAAAGAAGATTATCGAAAGCTCCTAGATGAAGTGAATGAAGAAATCTATAATCTAGCGTTTCACTTCTTACGAAAAACATATCTTGGTGCGAGGACTAGGGTAGAGGGAGAAGCAAGTGCTGCTGAATTTTATAGGCTAATTCAACACCATTTTAGATCTTTTCTCCAGGCGATCAAAAGAATTGAACAACAACCCCATCATCAACTGATAACCACGCATCAAAAGGTGAGAGGTGACCAACTTAAGAAGATGGACTCTTATGGTCGTAACCAGCTTAGAAAAAAAGCTTCATTGTTTCAAGAGGTTCCAAAGGTTCCAAAAGGTATTCAGTTTGAGAATAAACAACTTATGCCTATTGAGGGTTGGCAGATAATAAAAGAGCACTCATTTGATACGATGGAAAATCGTCTAATTAAGTGGTTGCTAATTCGAATTGAAGATAAGCTTAAGGATCTCTATAGAAAGATAGAAGCTCCAAATGGAAGATATAAAACAGAACCAGATCAACAAGTGGTTAAGGCGATCAAAGACATGCAAAAACTTCTTCAGCAAAGAATTAAAAACCCATTTTGGAAGACCATCAGTAAATTGGATCGTTCTGTAATGAGCTTAGTCATTCAGATGGCACCAGGATATAGAGAGGCTTTTCAAATTTATGCTCTACTTACACGTGGATTAGAACTACATGGTCAAATCTATAAAATGTCAGTTAAAGATGTAGCTCAGCTTTATGAGTATTGGACATACCTTAAGCTTGGTGCTCTCTTAGATAAGAAGTATATACTCTTATCTCAAGATGTGGTGAAGGTGAATAGAGAAGGTCTGTTTGTGAACCTTGTACGTAGTAATTCAGCTAAACGTGTATATCAGCACCCATATACAGGAGAGAAGATTATTCTTCAATATCAAAAGGAAGAAAGGCAGCTTCCAACGATCTCACAGAAACCCGATACGATGTTGAGTATTCGGAAGAAAGGTAAGGACTACAGCTATAACTATATTTTTGATGCCAAATATCGTATTGATTTTGCGGTAGAGGATAGTTATTACGGAAAACGCTATAAGAGCCCTGGTCCGATGGAGGATGATATTAACACGATGCATCGATACCGAGATGCGTTAGTTGTTCAGCATGAAGGGCCATATGAACGAACAGCCTTTGGGGCATACGTGTTATTCCCTTGGTTTGAAGAAGAATTGTATGAGCAGCATGCTTTTTATAAAAGCATTGAGACTGTTAATATCGGAGGATTACCTTTCTTACCAAATGCAACGAGGTTAGTTGAGCAGTTTGTGGAACACCTCATTGAAAAAAGTCCTGAAGAAATTCAAGAAGAAGGTATATTACCAAGAGGTACATTAGCTCGCTGGCAGTCTTCATTAGATGAAACCGTTCTGGTTGGCTTAGTAAGTGATGAGGAAGTTTTTACGGATTGCATCCAACAAAAAACGTTTAAGATATCAGCTAAGGACTTGAAAAAAGGGTGGCAAGAGGCAAAGCATATTGCCCTTTACCTATCCAGTAATGTTTCGAAAAATAACGGAGTAAAGTATTACGGTAAAATAGATGACATCCAGTTTAGTTCGCTAAATAATAATGAACAACTTGTTGTATTTACAGTGACTGTTTGGGAAGCTTTGAAGAATGTGATTAAACCTGTTGGTTATGGGATATCTTCATACATGCTAACTACTCTAAATAATTTGAAAGAAGCTACAGAATTACCTGAACTTTATATGAAAAGTAAAGATGAGTTAGCAATTTGGAAAACCATGCGTAGGTTATCAAACAATCCTAAAATTAACTTGAACCATAAACACGTTGATCAGGCATCAGAAATTGTTCAAATAAAATCAGGGGAAGTATTAGTTTCTGTGGGCAATCTTGAAATACAAGTTAAACGTGTGGGAGGTATGCAATTAAAATCAATTGATAGAGAAGAATACTTAAATAATCCTATTCGATTATTTAAGTATATAATCGAGGTTTTAAACAACTAG
- a CDS encoding DUF2357 domain-containing protein, whose protein sequence is MEQPSSGVNLYIRSNEEGWLPLEEAYLREATSYEWKLESESNPVILFNGMPLPFVPNESGVRGTLQTPFQSGEATIEINGTHLKTYIYTDERKMTTEQYEIMLREILEEAAVCFDYSGLNNGFNTSGRERTLSWTQWSYIKRSFHELSLLFQKINSNPLSVLKQENFITNREKIQQVHTSTSLWLERNHGRTELLVPKKVWTSKRQETNDLYENRLVKKQLLELRHLLSKYRDYADGVLKEEAEKLRNKVLYWLNHSFLNDIKSYNGQVTITQRLRKHPIYRKWHTWFEKLYQHQKYEIGFEYHIPLKDTFQVYEMWCYMKLIKQARQNGELADSSQLYKTTSDGIFLSLAENKESTVKLKNGDTISFQRVFQYRNPEHVAVNTKAPFYTFTQRMIPDIVIQRGKKLFIYDPKYRVQNNIGTALGEMHKYRDGIRNVFTDEKVVEEVYILTPFQESGEELRYYADQFHQRYKMGAVKMMPGVTEEHDRNSI, encoded by the coding sequence ATGGAGCAACCCAGTTCTGGCGTTAATCTATATATCCGGAGTAATGAAGAAGGCTGGCTTCCACTTGAAGAAGCTTATTTAAGAGAAGCCACTTCTTATGAGTGGAAACTGGAGAGTGAGAGCAATCCTGTCATATTGTTTAACGGGATGCCTCTACCGTTCGTTCCAAATGAATCTGGAGTGAGAGGAACGCTGCAGACACCCTTTCAATCAGGGGAAGCAACTATTGAAATCAATGGAACTCACCTAAAAACTTACATCTATACCGATGAAAGAAAGATGACGACCGAGCAGTATGAGATCATGCTGAGAGAAATACTTGAGGAAGCAGCCGTTTGTTTTGATTATAGCGGCCTGAATAATGGGTTCAATACAAGTGGAAGAGAACGTACTCTGTCTTGGACACAATGGTCGTACATTAAAAGAAGCTTTCACGAGTTATCCCTGCTGTTTCAAAAAATCAACAGCAATCCATTATCTGTTCTTAAGCAGGAAAACTTCATAACGAACCGTGAAAAAATCCAGCAGGTACATACATCTACGTCACTATGGCTGGAAAGAAATCACGGCCGGACAGAACTGCTTGTTCCTAAAAAAGTGTGGACGTCAAAACGGCAGGAAACGAACGACCTGTATGAAAACCGTTTAGTAAAAAAGCAGCTTCTTGAACTAAGACATCTTCTTTCCAAATACCGTGATTATGCGGATGGTGTGTTAAAAGAGGAAGCAGAGAAACTAAGAAACAAGGTGTTGTACTGGCTGAACCATTCATTCTTGAATGATATCAAATCTTATAACGGCCAGGTGACCATCACACAACGGTTAAGAAAGCATCCGATCTATCGAAAATGGCACACATGGTTTGAAAAGCTGTATCAGCATCAGAAGTATGAGATTGGATTTGAGTATCACATACCGTTAAAAGATACGTTTCAAGTATATGAAATGTGGTGCTACATGAAGTTAATCAAACAAGCAAGACAGAACGGGGAACTGGCTGATTCATCACAGCTTTATAAAACTACATCAGACGGGATATTTCTCTCGTTAGCGGAAAACAAAGAGAGTACCGTTAAACTAAAAAACGGTGACACCATTTCATTCCAGCGTGTGTTTCAGTATCGAAATCCAGAACATGTTGCAGTTAATACAAAAGCGCCTTTTTATACCTTCACCCAAAGGATGATTCCTGACATTGTCATCCAGCGAGGGAAAAAGCTATTTATTTATGATCCGAAATATCGTGTACAGAACAACATAGGTACAGCATTGGGTGAAATGCATAAATACAGGGATGGGATTAGAAACGTCTTTACGGATGAAAAAGTAGTAGAAGAAGTGTATATCCTGACACCGTTTCAGGAGTCAGGAGAAGAACTCAGATATTATGCTGATCAATTTCATCAAAGGTACAAGATGGGGGCAGTAAAAATGATGCCTGGAGTAACCGAAGAACATGATAGGAACTCAATTTAG
- a CDS encoding DNA adenine methylase produces MEKNAGNLLNYIDSNVSSYDLLASEIQVFQSNYNITNREEYKNLVNFSTNQSEPYHSWFNYKEGYSTRLVENLLEKFGYKEGQYLLDPFSGSGTSLLTGKILGLNTVGFDVNPISVFITKAKTQDYNNDDILQIEQIIQKLNLEALYEKADKPNLSIIDKIFQEKQLNDLLKLKAFIANYEGVRIHYLLKLAYLSIIESVSNMKKDGNGIKYKKNPNPKDVELEYLVTLNKIKEDIKIAPIKKSESLTRVFHQSFIDIKKNEELLDVKYDFLITSPPYANCFDYCAVYKMELWMGDFVKDYKDFKKLRQMAIRSHVNGSVNPDMEHVYPLIKWISEEIDKFDLWDNKIPRMINGYFDDMTKSIKHFYALMKSGGKVAIVVANSAYKGYIVPTDLMLAYIAENAGFKVKEIGVCRSINTSSQQINQNKYLKQYMRESIILLEKK; encoded by the coding sequence ATGGAAAAAAATGCAGGGAATTTATTAAACTATATAGATAGTAATGTTTCATCTTATGATCTACTTGCTTCTGAAATACAGGTATTTCAATCAAATTATAATATTACAAACCGTGAAGAATATAAAAACTTGGTTAATTTTTCTACCAATCAATCGGAGCCCTATCATAGCTGGTTTAACTATAAAGAAGGCTACTCAACAAGGCTTGTAGAAAATCTTTTAGAAAAATTCGGTTATAAAGAAGGTCAATATCTATTAGATCCTTTTTCTGGAAGTGGCACAAGTCTACTAACTGGAAAAATATTAGGTTTAAACACAGTAGGTTTTGATGTAAATCCAATATCAGTTTTTATTACTAAAGCTAAAACTCAAGATTACAATAATGATGATATCTTACAAATAGAACAAATTATTCAAAAACTGAATCTTGAAGCATTATACGAAAAAGCAGACAAACCTAATCTTTCAATTATAGATAAAATCTTTCAAGAGAAACAATTAAACGATTTACTAAAGCTAAAAGCTTTTATAGCAAACTATGAAGGTGTGAGAATTCACTATTTATTAAAATTAGCATACCTTTCAATAATAGAATCTGTATCTAATATGAAAAAAGACGGTAACGGAATAAAATATAAAAAGAATCCGAATCCGAAAGACGTAGAATTAGAATACCTTGTGACATTAAATAAGATTAAAGAAGATATAAAAATTGCACCAATAAAAAAGAGTGAAAGTTTAACTCGTGTTTTTCATCAATCATTTATTGATATCAAAAAAAATGAAGAGCTTCTAGATGTAAAGTATGATTTCTTAATTACCTCACCACCCTATGCTAACTGTTTTGATTATTGTGCAGTTTATAAAATGGAATTATGGATGGGGGATTTTGTTAAAGATTACAAGGACTTTAAAAAACTTCGTCAAATGGCAATTAGGTCACATGTTAATGGTAGCGTAAACCCTGATATGGAACATGTATATCCACTAATTAAGTGGATTAGTGAAGAGATAGATAAATTTGATCTCTGGGATAATAAAATTCCAAGAATGATAAATGGTTATTTTGATGATATGACAAAATCAATCAAACATTTCTATGCATTAATGAAATCCGGGGGGAAAGTTGCAATTGTTGTTGCAAACTCTGCATATAAAGGATACATAGTTCCTACTGATCTAATGCTTGCTTATATAGCGGAAAATGCAGGATTTAAAGTCAAAGAAATCGGCGTGTGTAGGAGCATAAATACTTCTTCTCAACAAATAAATCAAAATAAATATTTAAAACAATACATGAGAGAAAGTATTATCCTTTTGGAAAAAAAATAA
- a CDS encoding HTH-like domain-containing protein, with protein MNINELGLILKNMYDKAPQGYQVASIHLFGIEYAEIIQRNHYSIKEILASSGLNSSYSTEISKGIKLS; from the coding sequence ATGAATATTAATGAACTTGGTCTAATTTTAAAAAACATGTATGACAAAGCACCTCAAGGATATCAAGTTGCAAGTATCCACCTATTCGGTATTGAATATGCAGAAATAATTCAAAGAAATCATTACAGTATAAAAGAGATATTAGCAAGCTCAGGATTAAATTCTTCGTATTCAACTGAAATAAGTAAAGGTATTAAATTATCATGA